A single region of the Neochlamydia sp. AcF84 genome encodes:
- a CDS encoding Stp1/IreP family PP2C-type Ser/Thr phosphatase — MNLKYYKVSVYGISDKGLVRSNNEDFWTHVHELDFVVLTDGMGGHRAGEVAAREAAKALCEHLQQTLAIAGPSLSIDEAHGLIQLSIEHANHTVYELSKAEKEWRGMGTTLCCLLCHPQGIIYAHVGDSRIYRLHNARLQQLTKDHSLLRELVDLGQVNERSKDKFIYKNIITKAVGTEKSVEPSVHISDVAKNDIYLLCSDGLTDMLSTKEIESVLNSIQNIEAAAHILVAKANAKGGHDNITLVIIKIDETRE; from the coding sequence ATGAACCTAAAGTATTATAAGGTCTCCGTTTACGGCATTTCAGATAAAGGCCTTGTACGCTCAAATAATGAAGATTTTTGGACGCATGTGCATGAGTTGGACTTTGTGGTCTTAACAGATGGCATGGGGGGACATCGTGCAGGGGAAGTAGCGGCACGTGAGGCAGCTAAAGCTCTTTGTGAGCACTTGCAGCAAACGCTTGCTATTGCTGGCCCTTCGCTCTCCATTGATGAAGCACATGGCCTTATTCAGCTATCTATCGAGCATGCTAATCATACTGTCTATGAGCTGAGCAAAGCTGAAAAGGAGTGGCGGGGAATGGGAACCACCCTATGCTGCTTACTCTGCCATCCGCAGGGTATTATTTATGCTCACGTAGGGGACAGTAGAATTTATCGTTTACACAACGCTCGTCTTCAACAATTAACTAAAGATCATTCTTTGCTAAGGGAGTTAGTGGACTTAGGTCAAGTGAATGAACGAAGTAAAGATAAATTTATCTATAAAAACATTATCACTAAAGCGGTAGGCACAGAAAAATCGGTGGAGCCTTCCGTGCATATTAGCGACGTAGCTAAAAATGACATTTATCTGCTGTGTTCAGATGGCCTTACCGATATGCTGAGCACAAAAGAAATTGAATCCGTGCTCAACAGCATTCAAAATATTGAGGCCGCTGCCCACATTCTAGTTGCCAAAGCTAATGCAAAAGGTGGGCATGATAATATCACCTTAGTGATTATTAAAATTGATGAAACGCGTGAATAG